In Campylobacter sp. RM16187, the DNA window TTTAACAGAAACGTTCCATTTTTTCTTATGCCATCAATCACCTCATAAAGCTCAAGATAAGCCGCAACCGAGCAAGCCACGAAGTGCGGGTTTGAAACAAGATAGGTTGATCGGATAGGATTTTTGCCAAATCTTAAATGCGAGCGCGTGTAGCCACCTGATTTTTTGCTGTCGTATGCGAAATAAGCCTGCGCGTAAAGATCGGTTTTATCTCCAATAATCTTAATCGAGTTTTTGTTGGCTCCAACGGTTCCATCAGCGCCAAGTCCGTAAAATAGACACTCTTTTACGCTATCATCACTCAGTGAAATTTTCTCGCCTACATCAAGAGATGTGAAAGTTACGTCATCTACGATTCCTACGGTAAAGCCGTTTTTAGGCTCATCAAGTTTTAAATTTTCAAATACCGCGATCATTTGCGCAGGATCGACATCCTTTGAGCTAAGACCGTATCTGCCGCCAACTATGACAGGCTGAGTCTTGCTTCCGTAAAACGCCGCTTTAATATCAAGATACAGTGGCTCACCTAAGCTACCAGGCTCTTTTGTGCGGTCTAAAACGGCTATTTTCTTAACCGAATCAGGCATAACGTCAAATAGATATTTTAAGCTAAACGGACGGTAAAGATGAACTTTGATAATGCCCACTTTTTCGCCATTGGCTCTTAAGTGATCAACCACCTCTTCAAGCGTTTGCGTAACCGAACCCATCGCTATAACTATACGCTCAGCATCAGGATCACCGTAGTAGTTAAACGGCTTATATTCGCGCCCTGTTATCTTTGAAATTTCAGCCAAATAACCTGCCACGATATCAGGCACCGCGTCATAAAAGCGGTTAGTTAGCTCTCTGGTTTGAAAGTAGATATCATCGTTTTGCGCCGTTCCTCTAGTCTTTGGACTTTCGGGATTTAGCGCTTCGTCTCTAAATTTTTGCACTGCCTCTTTATCCAAAAGTCTATCAAAATGAGCATAATCCATAACTTCAATCTTTTGAATTTCGTGGCTTGTTCTAAATCCGTCAAAGAAGTGCAAAAACGGCACGCGACCCTTAATAGCCGCCAAATGCGCAACGCCTGCGATATCCATAACCTCTTGAACAGAACCGCTTGCCAGCATCGCAAACCCCGTTTGGCGACAGGCATAGATATCTTGATGATCTCCAAATATAGAAAGAGCCTGAGCCGCGATAGAGCGGGCACTTACGTGGATAACTCCCGGAAGCAGCTGTCCTGAAATTTTATACATATTTGGAATTTTTAAAAGCAGACCCTGAGAAGCCGTGTAAGTAGTAGTAAGCGCGCCTACTTGAAGCGAGCCGTGAACGGTTCCGGCGGCTCCACCTTCGCTTTGCATCTCGACAACTTTAACCGGCATACCAAACAAATTTTTCTTGCCCGTAGCCGCCCAAGCATCGGTATAATCAGCCATCGGAGAGCTTGGAGTTATCGGATAAATGCCCGCAACCTCCGTAAAGGCGTATGAAGCATACGCAGCCGCCTCGTTGCCGTCCATAGTTTTCATAATTTTACTCATTTATTTGCCTCATCTTTATCATAAAATCTTTTATTATAAAACGAAATTCCAAAATATATGATTAATCAAAAGAATTATTGAGTATTTTAAGATGAATTAAAAGTATAAATTTATTACTAATGAATACTAAAATAGATTTACAGCTTAAATCTTCAATAAATTTATTCTATAGTTTTGCTATAAACTCAACTGCCTGAAGCGGATTTTCAAAGATATGGTTTGAGCATTTTTTCAAATTTTGCAAATCCTGATAACCGCACAAAAGAGCTAAACCCTCTATACCAGCTGATTTTGCTGCCATCATATCCATACATGTATCGCCTATCATAAACGCAAACTTTTTATTTTGCTCATTATCTTTACCTAGATTTTTAAGAGCTAAATTAATAGGCTCAGGGTTTGGTTTGGGGTGCACTACATCATCTCTGCCAACTACTGTTTTAATAAACTCTTTAATACCCAAATACTCAAGTAAATTTACAGAAAATTTAGAAGTTTTTGTAGTAACAACTCCTACGTCAGCAATTTTGCTAGCAAGCTCTACAGCCTCTTTAGCAAAATCTAAGAGGGTTGTTTGGTCTAGATAAATTTGTTTATAACAAGCCTTATAAGCATCGATATAATTTTGAATCAGATCTTTATCCACTCCAAGACCGCCAAACATAACATCA includes these proteins:
- a CDS encoding HAD family hydrolase codes for the protein MKKTILFDLDGTLIDSTSAILTGFDTAFKVHNNQKPDQDAVKSLVGHPLDVMFGGLGVDKDLIQNYIDAYKACYKQIYLDQTTLLDFAKEAVELASKIADVGVVTTKTSKFSVNLLEYLGIKEFIKTVVGRDDVVHPKPNPEPINLALKNLGKDNEQNKKFAFMIGDTCMDMMAAKSAGIEGLALLCGYQDLQNLKKCSNHIFENPLQAVEFIAKL